A portion of the Pseudomonas koreensis genome contains these proteins:
- a CDS encoding ABC transporter ATP-binding protein has translation MTQALIELSDLGFNWPGHPTLLDIPAFRLEAGETLFLKGPSGSGKTTLLGLLGGVQKPGRGSIRLLGQELTQLSAGKRDTFRVDHTGYIFQQFNLLPFLSVRENVELPCHFSKLRAQRAKQRHGSVDQAAATLLAHLGLKDESLLGRRADSLSIGQQQRVAAARALIGQPELVIADEPTSALDYDARENFIRLLFAECREAGSSLLFVSHDQSLAPLFDRHLSLAELNRAATSAEV, from the coding sequence ATGACCCAAGCACTCATCGAACTTTCCGACCTGGGCTTCAACTGGCCCGGTCACCCGACGCTGCTGGACATCCCGGCGTTTCGTCTGGAAGCCGGCGAAACCCTGTTTCTCAAAGGCCCCAGCGGCAGCGGCAAGACCACGCTGCTCGGCCTGCTTGGCGGGGTGCAGAAGCCCGGTCGCGGCAGCATTCGCCTGCTCGGCCAGGAGCTGACCCAGCTTTCTGCCGGCAAGCGCGATACGTTCCGTGTCGATCACACTGGCTACATTTTCCAGCAGTTCAACCTGCTGCCGTTTCTCTCGGTGCGCGAGAACGTTGAGTTGCCGTGTCACTTCTCGAAACTGCGCGCGCAACGGGCGAAACAGCGCCACGGCAGCGTCGATCAAGCCGCCGCCACTCTGCTCGCGCACCTGGGCCTGAAGGATGAAAGCCTGCTCGGTCGCCGCGCCGATTCCTTGTCCATCGGCCAGCAGCAGCGCGTCGCCGCTGCCCGGGCGTTGATAGGCCAACCGGAACTGGTGATTGCCGACGAACCGACCTCGGCGCTGGATTACGACGCCCGCGAGAACTTCATTCGCCTGCTGTTCGCCGAATGCCGCGAGGCCGGATCGAGTCTGTTGTTCGTCAGCCACGACCAGAGCCTGGCGCCGCTGTTCGACCGTCACCTGTCCCTGGCCGAGCTTAACCGCGCCGCCACGTCTGCCGAGGTCTGA
- a CDS encoding ABC transporter permease, giving the protein MYLFRLAMASLANRRFTALLTAFAIALSVCLLLAVERVRTEAKASFASTISGTDLIVGARSGSVNLLLYSVFRIGNATNNIRWDSFEHFASNPKVKWAIPMSLGDSHRGYRVMGTTEAYFQHYQYGRQQHLALADGRAFATDPFEVVLGAEVADALHYKLGDKLVLAHGVAAISLVKHDDKPFTVVGILQRTGTPVDRTLHISLGGMEAIHIDWHNGVPARGNGRISADQARNMDLTPQAITAFMLGLNSKISTFALQREINEYRGEPMLAILPGVALQELWSLMSTAEKALFVVSLFVVLTGLIGMLTAILTSLNERRREMAILRSVGARPWHIASLLVLEAFALALTGVIAGLALLYVGIAAAQGYVQANYGLFLPLAWPSEYEWTLLGGILAAALLMGSVPAWRAYRQSLADGLSIRL; this is encoded by the coding sequence ATGTATCTGTTTCGTCTGGCCATGGCCAGTCTGGCCAACCGCCGTTTCACCGCATTGCTCACCGCTTTCGCCATCGCTCTTTCGGTGTGCCTGCTGCTGGCCGTCGAGCGCGTGCGCACCGAAGCCAAGGCCAGTTTCGCCAGCACCATCAGCGGCACCGACCTGATCGTCGGTGCCCGCTCCGGCTCGGTCAATCTGCTGTTGTATTCGGTGTTCCGCATCGGCAACGCCACCAACAACATTCGCTGGGACAGCTTCGAACACTTCGCCAGCAACCCGAAAGTGAAATGGGCGATCCCGATGTCCCTCGGCGATTCCCATCGCGGCTATCGCGTGATGGGCACCACCGAAGCCTACTTCCAGCACTACCAGTACGGGCGCCAACAACACCTGGCGCTGGCCGACGGTCGCGCGTTTGCGACAGATCCTTTCGAAGTGGTGCTGGGTGCCGAGGTCGCGGATGCGCTGCATTACAAGCTCGGTGACAAACTGGTGCTGGCCCACGGCGTGGCGGCGATCAGTCTGGTCAAGCACGACGACAAACCCTTCACCGTGGTCGGCATTCTCCAGCGCACCGGCACGCCGGTCGATCGCACGCTGCACATCAGCCTCGGCGGCATGGAGGCGATTCACATCGACTGGCACAACGGTGTGCCGGCGCGCGGCAACGGCAGGATCAGCGCTGATCAGGCGCGCAACATGGACCTGACGCCGCAAGCGATCACCGCGTTCATGCTCGGTCTCAACAGCAAGATCTCCACCTTTGCGTTGCAACGCGAGATCAACGAATACCGCGGCGAGCCGATGCTGGCGATCCTGCCGGGCGTGGCCTTGCAGGAATTGTGGAGCCTGATGAGCACCGCCGAAAAAGCGCTGTTCGTGGTCTCGCTGTTCGTTGTGCTGACCGGGTTGATCGGCATGCTCACGGCGATTCTCACCAGCCTCAACGAGCGCCGCCGCGAGATGGCGATTCTGCGTTCGGTGGGCGCGCGGCCGTGGCACATCGCAAGTCTGCTGGTGCTGGAAGCTTTCGCCCTGGCGCTGACCGGGGTGATTGCCGGGCTGGCGTTGCTGTACGTCGGCATCGCCGCTGCGCAAGGTTACGTGCAGGCCAACTATGGTTTGTTCCTGCCGCTGGCGTGGCCAAGCGAGTATGAATGGACGCTGCTCGGTGGCATTCTGGCGGCCGCGCTGCTGATGGGCAGCGTGCCGGCCTGGCGCGCGTATCGCCAATCCCTGGCCGATGGCCTGTCGATTCGTTTATGA